In the Arachis hypogaea cultivar Tifrunner chromosome 20, arahy.Tifrunner.gnm2.J5K5, whole genome shotgun sequence genome, TTGAGTTTGAAAATCCTCAACCCACTACATCATCAAATAATTCAAGTGCGTTTCTTCAGGTATAAGCAAATCATCCATGCATGCTTCTCAACACCCTTCTTGAATTTTCAAATAGAGCAGAGTAATTTAAGGTTAACTAGtgcaactaaaataaataatgtgaTATTTTGCATTGATACTTGTTTGTAATTGCTACGCATTTAATTTGATGGAATAAGGTTAAAGATTCCAACATCGACATGAAGCAATCGCCAATTCAAATGTATGATCGACTTCTAAACATGGCTGGCAGTGCTCTTGCTGAGGTTTGTATAAAAATTTCTGATTGGTATTTCTTGTTAGATAATTGTCAAAATTAATAATTCATTAGTGTATTATGATGCtgactttaatttattaatagaaAGAGTTCAAGCAAGAGCCATCCAATTTATGGGCTGAACCATATCAGCAGGCATCTTTATGGAAACCATGTGCAGATAAAAATGTTAAACATAATCCAGGTAATTAGGATGAATATTTAATATAGTTTAATCTCTTAACATCAAATAAGACTTAACATAGTTTACAATCTGTGGCAGGGAACATTGTGAAAAGTAATGGCTACATATCAGTAAGTGCAAATGGTGGCCTTAATCAACAACGAGTTGCTGTAAGTATTGGCACCTAGATAATGTTGTGTCAttttagataataataaaataagccTATGGTTAAAATGTTATAACAATGATGTAAGTAACGAGACTACTATAGTGATTACAGATTTGCAATGTTGTTGCTGTGGCATCACTCCTTAATGCAACTCTGGTCATGCCAAAGTTTCTCTATAGCAATGTATGGAAGGATCCAAGGTAAAATTTGTTTATCAGAATAATAGCTGAAAAGTTTGTTTTATATTTTCATCAAACCAAATTTGTTTAATTGAAAAAATGGGGTAAATAAATGCAGCCAGTTTGGTGACATATACCAGGAGGACTATTTCATGAATATTCTGAAGGATGATATTAGAATAGTGAAGGAACTTCCACCTAATATGAAATCACAAGATTTAAATGCTATTGGTAGCCAGGTCTATTATCTTATCTAATAATCTCATTGCACTTAGAGAAGACTAATTGCAACTTTTATGATTCTAAATATTTTGCATTTCAGATTACAGATGCAGATCTTCCAAAAGAGGCTACTTCTGCTGACTATATCAAAATTGTCCTTCCTATTCTGTTGAAAAATGGATTTGTTCACTTCCTAGGATATGGAAACAGACTTGGTTTTGATCCACTGCCTTTTGATATTCAGGTCATAAAGCAACCTTATTTATCGTTAAGATGCTAAAAAGTATTATAAATGTATGACTTTATATATGTTTGAAACAACTGCAGAGGTTAAGATGCAAATGCAATTTCCATGCTTTGAAATTTGCACAAAAAATTCAGCAAGCTGGGTCACTATTAATCAAAAGGATCAGAAAATATAGTACTCCACCAAGTATGCTAGACACTCAGTTGCTAGGGAAGTTCATTGAGAAGGAGAGCCATGAATATGCTAGAGGCTCAACCAAATACCTTGCTTTGCACTTGAGATTTGAAATAGATATGGTAGCCTATTCACTTTGTGAATTTGGAGGTGGCGAAAATGAGAGAAAAGAACTTCAAGCTTACAGAGAAAGCCATTTTCCTCTGCTCCTTCAGCGCTTGAAGAATTCGACGTATGCATGATCCTATCATATGCTTTTGTTTGCATATTATGTTGGTTCTGAAGGAATTAAGTTATTTGTACATATTTATTTGGTCTCGTATACGTGGCaaaatgaatacacaaaatatttCTGTTTGATAAAAATCCTTGTTTAGCATTCTTATGACATGTATTACTATGATGTTTGTAGCTTTATTTCTGCGGCGGATTTGAGAAAATTGGGAAGATGTCCGTTGACCCCAGAAGAAGCAGGTCTTGTTCTAGCAGGTCTTGGTTTCAAACGTAGTACATACATTTATTTGGCTAGTTCACAAATTTATGGAGGAACATCAAGAATGGATCCATTCACTAGACTTTATCCCAATGTGATCACAAAAGAGAATCTGCTCACACCTACTGAACTAGCACCTTTTAGAAATTTTTCTTCTCAGGTAAATTCATATATTAGCACAAACACAATCTATGAGCTGAATTGTTTATTTGGAAGTGGTTgacaattaaattttgaattataatgCCTAAGAATATAATTTTGATTATGTAATGCAGTTGGCTGCATTGGATTTCATTGCATGTGCAAGTGCTGATGTTTTTGCTATGACCGACTCTGGTAGCCAACTTTCATCACTAGTGTCTGGACTAAGAACCTACTATGGCAACGGTCACGCTCCTACATTGCGGCCGAACAAGAAGAGGTTATCGTCAATTTTATCTGAGAATGAGACCATAGGATGGAATAATTTCAAAGATAGAATAAAGAAGATGATCCAGGAAGCTCAGAAGCTTGGAACAAAGGGTTATGGCAAAAGCATTTATAGACATCCTAGGTGCCAAGAGTGTATGTGTAAACTCCACTAGTAAATTTGTGTTCCCCTTCACATATTCTTTCACCTGAATCAATCTTAACTAGATTAATAATAGTTTAGTACCATTGTCATGTGTTAAAAGTCATATGagtgattaaaaaatattaaaatttattaattctaTTAGAGTACTAAAGAGTATTAagagtattaaaaaatatattaaaatttatttaaatatctaaactaAAATTATAAGATTacataaaatagttatttaaattcatgtttttttttttttctgtaattttatatctaaaagtgattttaaataatataatctaaataatatttaatttattataatttattttaaataaaaaatactaaatataaacTACGTTAATACCAACTCACTtttgatcaaaatcaattttgcaaaatcaattttatataaacattcGATTACCAACGATAGTCCAAACACATTAAATAATTGGCAAAAGAGACtaaaaatattgataatcacTGGAGAAATTATAATCACCAGTAACCAGATGAGGCAATTTAGATGAATGAGAATCCATT is a window encoding:
- the LOC112783482 gene encoding O-fucosyltransferase 8, whose product is MKDHRITSSCDILPSWKRVKKTLLLHHYGLRSDSSKYNYYSCRGIYVGKKHLWLQKHIKTIVVVLALLGCLFLIDSFFISFFEFENPQPTTSSNNSSAFLQVKDSNIDMKQSPIQMYDRLLNMAGSALAEKEFKQEPSNLWAEPYQQASLWKPCADKNVKHNPGNIVKSNGYISVSANGGLNQQRVAICNVVAVASLLNATLVMPKFLYSNVWKDPSQFGDIYQEDYFMNILKDDIRIVKELPPNMKSQDLNAIGSQITDADLPKEATSADYIKIVLPILLKNGFVHFLGYGNRLGFDPLPFDIQRLRCKCNFHALKFAQKIQQAGSLLIKRIRKYSTPPSMLDTQLLGKFIEKESHEYARGSTKYLALHLRFEIDMVAYSLCEFGGGENERKELQAYRESHFPLLLQRLKNSTFISAADLRKLGRCPLTPEEAGLVLAGLGFKRSTYIYLASSQIYGGTSRMDPFTRLYPNVITKENLLTPTELAPFRNFSSQLAALDFIACASADVFAMTDSGSQLSSLVSGLRTYYGNGHAPTLRPNKKRLSSILSENETIGWNNFKDRIKKMIQEAQKLGTKGYGKSIYRHPRCQECMCKLH